The Candidatus Methylomirabilota bacterium genome includes the window CACGTCGGTGCGGACGCCGGGAAGCCGGTTCTCGGCCAGGGCGAGGGCGTAGTTCATCCGGCCCAGCAGCGCGCCGGCATTGACCCACGCCTCGGCGACATCGGGGTAGCCCGTGGGCGGTTGGGCCTCGTAGAGCGGCGCGCTCAGTCGCGCCACCTGCCGCGCCAGGGTGAGGCCGCCACCCACCACGCGAGCGGGGGCGCCGGGCGCCGGCGGCGGCTCGAGCCGGCCGTCGAGCGCGCGCACGGCGCTCGTCACGACCTCGAGTGGCGTCTTCGTCTTCGCATGGTAAGTATCCGCCGATATGAACTCCGGCGAGGTGAAGATCGCCACGAGGACGGCCCGGATGTCCCCGTCGGTCTTCCTGAAGACACCGGCGACGCGGTCGACCAGCGCCTTCGGGGGATCGTCGCGCACGAAGCGGCGGACGAGCTTGGTGGCGATGAAGCGCGCGGTCGAGGGATGGCGCGCCAGCAGATCGATGACCGCCAGGCCGTCCTCCTTCCCGCCGCCCGCCGGGATCGTGGTGCCCAGGACGCGCTTGGCGTTACGGTCATGCGCGAGGGGGCGGAAGAGGTAGCCCCCGCCCTGCTGCGGCCGCTCGATCGTCCATCCCGTGAAGCAGCGAGCCACCTCGACGACGTCCTGCTGCGAGTACCCGCCGTCGACGCCCAGGGTGTGGAGCTCCAGGAGCTCGCGCGCGTAGTTCTCGTTGAGCCCGCGCCGTCCCCGGCCCGGCACCACGAGATCGTCGCGGGTGCTGAGCCAGTTGTCGAGGTAGTAGAGCATCGCCGGGTGATGCGCGGTGGCGACCACCAGATCGCGGAAGCGGCCCAGCGCGTGGGGACGGATGGCCTCGCGCTCGTACGCGGCGGTCATCCACCGGACGGGGCCCTTGAGCGCGTAGACGTTGAAGTGATTGAACCAGAAATCGACCATGACTTCCTGAAGCTGCCGCTCGGAGAGAACAGCCCGTGCCATCTTCGCGCTCTGGAGCTGCGCATTGATGACGGCGGGGCGACGTTCGGGCGGGAAGACCTCGCGAATCTCCTGGGGCGTCATCTGGCCCGACTGGAAGCGCTGCACGTCCTGCTGCCGCGGCGGCGGATAGTCCCGGTAGAGATCCGCCGCGCTCATCGCGAGCACCGGGTAATCCCCCAGCGCCGCCTCGAGCGCCGTGTCCGGGATGCGCTCCGGCTCGAGCTGGCGCTCGATCCACCGCTCGACGCCCATCTGCCGGACGCGCTCGAGATCGCCGGGCCGCGGGCCATAGCCGAGGCGATTGAGGACGTGGAGGATCCGCTGGTCTTCCCGAAGCGTCGAGGCCGCCAGCGTCACCCGATAGCGCGGGGGCGGCTCCACGATCCGCGCGCGAGGCGCCGGAGGGGCGTGGCCCCCGGCGCCGGCGGGAGGGCGGGACGAGCAGCCGGAGAGGAGCGCCAGGGCCAGGAGCCCGGGGGCCAGGACGGCGTACGCGCGGCGCGGCTCGAGGGGTCGCATGGTCGGCGTCTTCTCCGTCTGACGCCTCCCCGTATCTTAGTGTTTACACCTCGAGGCTGTCACTCACAGATAGCCGTAGGACGACCAGCCGCCGTCCACCGTCAGGATCTGCCCGGTGATGAAGGACGCGCCCGGGCCGGCCAGGAAAATCGCCGCCTCCGCGATGTCCTCCACCGTGCCCAGCCGCCCCATCGGGGTGCGTCGCGCCAGCTCGCCGAAGTCGATCTGGCCCCGAGCCGCGACGCCGCGCGTGAACTCGGTCTCGACATAGCCCGGGGACACGGCATTGACGCGTACCCCCCGCCCGGCCCACTCGATCGCCAGCACCTTGGTCATCATGTCCACCGCGGCCTTGGACACGCAGTAGGCGAGCCGCTTCGGCGCCGCGACGCTGCCGAACATGCTGCTCACGTTGACGATGGCGCCGCTGCCGCGGGCCAGCATGCCGCGCCCCACTTCCTGGCTCAGGATGAAGTAGGCGGTCAGGTTGAGCTCGAGCGTCTGCCGGTAGTCCGCCTCGGCCAGTGACTCCGACGGCGCCACCCGCGGCTGCCCGGCATTGTTCACGAGCACGTCGGGGGCGGCCCCGAAGCGCTCGGCGCTCTCGCGCGCGAGCCGCCGCACCTCGTCGGCGCGCGTGAGATCGGCCGCGATGGGATGCGCGGCGGGCCCGAGCGCGCGAGCCTCGCGCGCGCAGTCCTCGGCGCTGCGCGAGTTCACGATCACGCGGGCGCCCTCGCGCACGAACGCGCGGGCGATCTCGAGCCCGATCCCCTTGGTCGAGCCGGTGACGATGGCGGTCTTGCCGTCGAGCCGGCCCGCCATTCAGCGCTTCGCGCTCTTGAGGAACTCCAGCAGCGCGCCGTTGACGCGCGGCGCCTCCTCGATGAAGAAGCCATGGCCGCCGGGAAGCAGGCGCAGGCGCGCATTCGGGATCAGCTCGGCCAGCTCGCGCGAGAAGAGCGGGGGCGTGAGGATGTCGTCCTTGCCCACGAGCACCTGCGTCGGCGCCTTGATGCGCTTGATCTCCTTGATGCGCGTCCCGTTCCAGGCGATGAGCCCCTCGCCCTGGCGTATCAGGCCCTCGGGCCGCGTGGGGTGCGGATAGGCGAGGGCCCGCTTGAGGGCCTCCGCCATCGCCGCCTCGTCGGCGAGGAACGCGGGCGAGTAGATCCACGGGAACAGCACATACCGGAAGCGGTCCTCGATGGAGAGGTGCGGGGCCAGGGCCATCCACGAGCGAATGGTCTGGATGAAGCGGCCGTCGCCCCGCGCCCAGCTGCAGCA containing:
- a CDS encoding alpha/beta hydrolase, yielding MPHATLNGARLHYEVSGQGDPVLLISGLGGAAVGWLLQVKDLSARYQVITLDNRGVGESEVPDLPSYPTALLADDAAALLDHLGMARAHVVGASMGGTIAMELAIRNPKKVRSLSICCSWARGDGRFIQTIRSWMALAPHLSIEDRFRYVLFPWIYSPAFLADEAAMAEALKRALAYPHPTRPEGLIRQGEGLIAWNGTRIKEIKRIKAPTQVLVGKDDILTPPLFSRELAELIPNARLRLLPGGHGFFIEEAPRVNGALLEFLKSAKR
- a CDS encoding DUF1800 domain-containing protein; amino-acid sequence: MRPLEPRRAYAVLAPGLLALALLSGCSSRPPAGAGGHAPPAPRARIVEPPPRYRVTLAASTLREDQRILHVLNRLGYGPRPGDLERVRQMGVERWIERQLEPERIPDTALEAALGDYPVLAMSAADLYRDYPPPRQQDVQRFQSGQMTPQEIREVFPPERRPAVINAQLQSAKMARAVLSERQLQEVMVDFWFNHFNVYALKGPVRWMTAAYEREAIRPHALGRFRDLVVATAHHPAMLYYLDNWLSTRDDLVVPGRGRRGLNENYARELLELHTLGVDGGYSQQDVVEVARCFTGWTIERPQQGGGYLFRPLAHDRNAKRVLGTTIPAGGGKEDGLAVIDLLARHPSTARFIATKLVRRFVRDDPPKALVDRVAGVFRKTDGDIRAVLVAIFTSPEFISADTYHAKTKTPLEVVTSAVRALDGRLEPPPAPGAPARVVGGGLTLARQVARLSAPLYEAQPPTGYPDVAEAWVNAGALLGRMNYALALAENRLPGVRTDVGRFLQGVDRRQPAALLDRIVSVVLQGEISASTRRVLVSQLDSPEIVRATADDRGPRNTDVEKLAALVLGSPEFQRR
- a CDS encoding SDR family oxidoreductase gives rise to the protein MAGRLDGKTAIVTGSTKGIGLEIARAFVREGARVIVNSRSAEDCAREARALGPAAHPIAADLTRADEVRRLARESAERFGAAPDVLVNNAGQPRVAPSESLAEADYRQTLELNLTAYFILSQEVGRGMLARGSGAIVNVSSMFGSVAAPKRLAYCVSKAAVDMMTKVLAIEWAGRGVRVNAVSPGYVETEFTRGVAARGQIDFGELARRTPMGRLGTVEDIAEAAIFLAGPGASFITGQILTVDGGWSSYGYL